In Equus caballus isolate H_3958 breed thoroughbred chromosome 7, TB-T2T, whole genome shotgun sequence, one DNA window encodes the following:
- the PIAS4 gene encoding E3 SUMO-protein ligase PIAS4: MAAELVEAKNMVMSFRVSDLQMLLGFVGRSKSGLKHELVTRALQLVQFDCSPELFKKIKELYETRYAKKSSEPVPQPHRPLDPLAMHPTFERAGAVPRTPLSGPNLDYPVLYGKYLNGLGRLPAKTLKPEVRLVKLPFFNMLDELLKPTELVPQNNEKLQESPCIFALTPRQVELIRNSRELQPGIKAVQVVLRICYSDTSGPQEDQYPPNIAVKVNHSYCSVPGYYPSNKPGVEPKRPCRPINLTHLMYLSSATNRITVTWGNYGKSYSVALYLVRQLTSSELLQRLKTIGVKHPELCKALVKEKLRLDPDSEIATTGVRVSLICPLVKMRLSVPCRAETCAHLQCFDAVFYLQMNEKKPTWMCPVCDKPAPYDQLIIDGLLSKILSECKDADEIEYLVDGSWCPIRAEREHSCSPHCPILVLGTSDANGLLSTPSVNGSAVLGGTGSGPGVVGGVENGKPGADVVDLTLDSSSSSEEEEEEEEEDEDEDEEGPRPKRRCPFPKGLVSAC; the protein is encoded by the exons ATGGCGGCAGAGCTGGTGGAGGCCAAA AACATGGTCATGAGCTTCCGAGTCTCCGACCTGCAGATGCTCCTGGGTTTCGTCGGCCGGAGTAAGAGCGGACTGAAACACGAACTTGTCACCCGGGCCCTGCAGCTGGTCCAGTTTGACTGCAGCCCCGAGCTCTTCAAGAAGATCAAGGAGCTCTACGAGACGCGCTACGCCAAGAAGAGCTCGGAGCCCGTGCCCCAGCCCCACCGGCCGCTGGACCCCCTGGCCATGCACCCGACCTTCGAGCGGGCCGGCGCCGTGCCCAGGACTCCCCTCTCGGGCCCCAACCTCGACTACCCCGTGCTGTACGGGAAGTACTTAAACGGACTCGGACGCTTGCCCGCCAAGACCCTCAAGCCGGAGGTGCGCCTGGTGAAGCTGCCCTTCTTCAACATGCTGGACGAGCTGCTGAAGCCCACCGAGCTGG TCCCACAGAACAATGAGAAGCTCCAGGAGAGCCCGTGCATCTTCGCGTTGACGCCCAGACAGGTGGAGCTGATCCGGAACTCCAG AGAGCTGCAGCCTGGGATCAAGGCCGTGCAGGTTGTCCTCAG AATCTGCTACTCGGACACCAGCGGCCCTCAGGAGGACCAGTACCCACCCAACATCGCCGTGAAGGTCAACCACAGCTACTGCTCGGTCCCG GGCTACTACCCCTCCAACAAGCCCGGAGTGGAGCCCAAGAGGCCGTGCCGCCCCATCAACCTCACCCACCTCATGTACCTGTCCTCGGCCACCAACCGCATCACTGTCACCTGGGGCAACTACGGCAAG AGCTACTCCGTGGCCTTGTACTTGGTGCGGCAGCTGACGTCCTCGGAGCTGCTGCAGAGGTTGAAAACCATCGGCGTCAAGCACCCGGAGCTGTGCAAGGCGCTGG TCAAGGAGAAGCTGCGCCTGGACCCCGACAGCGAGATCGCCACCACCGGCGTGCGCGTCTCCCTCATCTGCCCG CTGGTGAAGATGCGGCTGTCCGTGCCGTGCCGGGCGGAGACCTGCGCCCACCTGCAGTGCTTCGACGCCGTCTTCTACCTCCAGATGAACGAGAAGAAGCCCACCTGGATGTGCCCCGTGTGCGACAAGCCCGCCCCCTATGACCAGCTCATCATCGATGG GCTCCTCTCCAAGATCCTGAGCGAGTGCAAGGACGCTGACGAGATCGAGTACCTGGTGGACGGCTCGTGGTGCCCAATCCGCGCCGAGCGGGAGCACAGCTGCAGCCCCCACTGCCCCATCCTCGTGCTCG GCACCTCAGATGCCAACGGGCTCCTGTCCACCCCCAGTGTCAACGGCAGTGCAGTGCTTGGGGGCACCGGCAGTGGTCCCGGTGTGGTGGGCGGTGTGGAGAATGGGAAGCCAGGAGCCGACGTGGTGGACCTCACGCTGGACAGCTCATCCTCCtcggaggaagaggaggaggaggaggaggaggacgaagaTGAGGACGAGGAGGGCCCCCGGCCCAAGCGCCGCTGCCCCTTCCCGAAGGGCCTGGTGTCGGCCTGCTGA
- the ZBTB7A gene encoding zinc finger and BTB domain-containing protein 7A isoform X1, with the protein MGRGPRPPGSCLGAWPRRWPSFPVTRVTAEPHPGGSAGQEGVYPAVSSPPPTPRACPQSDAPGPAQPRPFLLTQSPRGGRASLGGRSKGREAEGLDDQAGTLALRDPPPQVSARKMAGGVDGPIGIPFPDHSSDILSGLNEQRTQGLLCDVVILVEGREFPTHRSVLAACSQYFKKLFTSGAVVDQQNVYEIDFVSAEALTALMDFAYTATLTVSTANVGDILSAARLLEIPAVSHVCADLLDRQILAADAGADAGQLDLVEEIDQRNLLRAKEYLEFFQSNPMNSLPPAAAAAAAAATFPWSAFGAADDDLEATKEAVAAAVAAVAAGDCNGLDFYGPGPPADRPSAGDGDEADSNPGLWPERDEDAPAGGLFPPPAAPPAAATQNGHYGRGAEEEAASLSEAAPEPGDSPGFLSGAAEGEDGDGADADGLAASTLLQQMMSSVGRAGAAAAAGDSDDESRADDKGVVDYYLKYFSGAHDGDVYPAWSQKVEKKIRAKAFQKCPICEKVIQGAGKLPRHIRTHTGEKPYECNICKVRFTRQDKLKVHMRKHTGEKPYLCQQCGAAFAHNYDLKNHMRVHTGLRPYQCDSCCKTFVRSDHLHRHLKKDGCNGVPSRRGRKPRARPGGPDAPTGAPAPPGAPAAPGSPDGRRNGQEKHFKDEDEDEDAASPEGPGGLNVAGAGGGGADRAPGAPADGGFAAGLA; encoded by the exons ATGGGCAGAGGCCCCCGGCCGCCTGGCTCCTGCTTGGGGGCTTGGCCCAGGCGCTGGCCCAGTTTCCCCGTTACTCGTGTCACGGCCGAGCCACATCCTGGGGGCTCCGCGGGGCAGGAAGGGGTTTATCctgcagtgtcatcacctcccccaacccccagggcATGCCCACAGTCCGAtgcccccggcccggcccagccTCGCCCCTTCCTGCTGACTCAGAGTCCCCGCGGAGGCCGGGCGTCCCTGGGAGGCAGGAGTAAGGGTCGCGAGGCCGAGGGGCTGGATGACCAGGCGGGGACGTTGGCTCTGCGGGACCCGCCGCCCCAG GTCTCGGCGCGGAAGATGGCCGGCGGCGTGGACGGCCCCATCGGGATCCCGTTCCCCGACCACAGCAGCGACATCCTGAGCGGGCTGAACGAGCAGCGGACGCAGGGCCTGCTGTGCGACGTGGTGATCCTGGTGGAGGGCCGCGAGTTCCCGACGCACCGCTCGGTGCTGGCCGCCTGCAGCCAGTACTTCAAGAAGCTGTTCACGTCGGGGGCGGTGGTGGACCAGCAGAACGTGTACGAGATCGACTTCGTGAGCGCCGAGGCCCTCACGGCGCTCATGGACTTCGCCTACACGGCCACGCTCACGGTCAGCACGGCCAACGTGGGCGACATCCTGAGCGCCGCGCGGCTGCTGGAGATCCCGGCCGTGAGCCACGTGTGCGCCGACCTGCTGGACCGGCAGATCCTGGCGGCCGACGCGGGCGCCGACGCCGGGCAGCTGGACCTGGTGGAGGAGATCGACCAGCGCAACCTGCTGCGCGCCAAGGAGTACCTCGAGTTCTTCCAGAGCAACCCCATGAACAGCCtgccccccgccgccgccgccgccgccgccgccgccaccttCCCCTGGTCCGCCTTCGGCGCGGCCGACGACGACCTGGAGGCCACCAAGGAGGCGGTGGCGGCCGCCGTGGCCGCCGTGGCCGCTGGCGACTGCAACGGCTTGGACTTCTACGGGCCGGGCCCCCCCGCCGACCGGCCCTCGGCCGGGGACGGGGACGAGGCCGACAGCAACCCGGGGCTGTGGCCCGAGCGGGACGAGGATGCTCCCGCGGGGGGCCTCTTCCCGCCGCCCGCggccccgccggccgccgccACGCAGAACGGCCACTACGGGCGCGGCGCGGAGGAGGAGGCGGCGTCGCTGTCCGAGGCGGCCCCCGAGCCCGGCGACTCCCCGGGCTTCCTGTCGGGCGCGGCCGAGGGCGAGGACGGCGACGGGGCGGACGCGGACGGGCTGGCGGCCAGCACGCTCCTGCAGCAGATGATGTCGTCGGTGggccgggcgggggcggcggcggcggcgggcgacAGCGACGACGAGTCGCGGGCGGACGACAAGGGGGTGGTGGACTACTACCTGAAGTACTTCAGCGGCGCGCACGACGGCGACGTCTACCCGGCCTGGTCGCAGAAGGTGGAGAAGAAGATCCGGGCCAAGGCCTTCCAGAAGTGCCCCATCTGCGAGAAGGTGATCCAGGGCGCGGGCAAGCTGCCGCGGCACATCCGCACGCACACGGGCGAGAAGCCGTACGAGTGCAACATCTGCAAGGTCCGCTTCACCAG GCAGGACAAGCTGAAGGTGCACATGCGGAAGCACACGGGCGAGAAGCCGTACCTGTGCCAGCAATGCGGGGCGGCCTTCGCGCACAACTACGACCTGAAGAACCACATGCGCGTGCACACGGGCCTGCGGCCCTACCAGTGCGACAGCTGCTGCAAGACGTTCGTGCGCTCCGACCACCTGCACAGACACCTCAAGAAGGACGGCTGCAACGGGGTGCCCTCGCGCCGCGGCCGCAAGCCCCGCGCGCGCCCCGGGGGCCCCGACGCACCCACGGGCGCCCCCGCGCCCCCCGGCGCCCCCGCCGCGCCCGGCTCCCCCGACGGCCGGCGCAACGGGCAGGAGAAGCACTTTAAGGACGAGGACGAGGACGAGGACGCGGCCAGCCCCGAGGGCCCGGGCGGCCTGAATGTagcgggcgcgggcggcgggggcgcAGACAGGGCCCCCGGGGCGCCCGCCGACGGGGGCTTCGCGGCCGGACTCGCCTGA
- the ZBTB7A gene encoding zinc finger and BTB domain-containing protein 7A isoform X2: MAGGVDGPIGIPFPDHSSDILSGLNEQRTQGLLCDVVILVEGREFPTHRSVLAACSQYFKKLFTSGAVVDQQNVYEIDFVSAEALTALMDFAYTATLTVSTANVGDILSAARLLEIPAVSHVCADLLDRQILAADAGADAGQLDLVEEIDQRNLLRAKEYLEFFQSNPMNSLPPAAAAAAAAATFPWSAFGAADDDLEATKEAVAAAVAAVAAGDCNGLDFYGPGPPADRPSAGDGDEADSNPGLWPERDEDAPAGGLFPPPAAPPAAATQNGHYGRGAEEEAASLSEAAPEPGDSPGFLSGAAEGEDGDGADADGLAASTLLQQMMSSVGRAGAAAAAGDSDDESRADDKGVVDYYLKYFSGAHDGDVYPAWSQKVEKKIRAKAFQKCPICEKVIQGAGKLPRHIRTHTGEKPYECNICKVRFTRQDKLKVHMRKHTGEKPYLCQQCGAAFAHNYDLKNHMRVHTGLRPYQCDSCCKTFVRSDHLHRHLKKDGCNGVPSRRGRKPRARPGGPDAPTGAPAPPGAPAAPGSPDGRRNGQEKHFKDEDEDEDAASPEGPGGLNVAGAGGGGADRAPGAPADGGFAAGLA, translated from the exons ATGGCCGGCGGCGTGGACGGCCCCATCGGGATCCCGTTCCCCGACCACAGCAGCGACATCCTGAGCGGGCTGAACGAGCAGCGGACGCAGGGCCTGCTGTGCGACGTGGTGATCCTGGTGGAGGGCCGCGAGTTCCCGACGCACCGCTCGGTGCTGGCCGCCTGCAGCCAGTACTTCAAGAAGCTGTTCACGTCGGGGGCGGTGGTGGACCAGCAGAACGTGTACGAGATCGACTTCGTGAGCGCCGAGGCCCTCACGGCGCTCATGGACTTCGCCTACACGGCCACGCTCACGGTCAGCACGGCCAACGTGGGCGACATCCTGAGCGCCGCGCGGCTGCTGGAGATCCCGGCCGTGAGCCACGTGTGCGCCGACCTGCTGGACCGGCAGATCCTGGCGGCCGACGCGGGCGCCGACGCCGGGCAGCTGGACCTGGTGGAGGAGATCGACCAGCGCAACCTGCTGCGCGCCAAGGAGTACCTCGAGTTCTTCCAGAGCAACCCCATGAACAGCCtgccccccgccgccgccgccgccgccgccgccgccaccttCCCCTGGTCCGCCTTCGGCGCGGCCGACGACGACCTGGAGGCCACCAAGGAGGCGGTGGCGGCCGCCGTGGCCGCCGTGGCCGCTGGCGACTGCAACGGCTTGGACTTCTACGGGCCGGGCCCCCCCGCCGACCGGCCCTCGGCCGGGGACGGGGACGAGGCCGACAGCAACCCGGGGCTGTGGCCCGAGCGGGACGAGGATGCTCCCGCGGGGGGCCTCTTCCCGCCGCCCGCggccccgccggccgccgccACGCAGAACGGCCACTACGGGCGCGGCGCGGAGGAGGAGGCGGCGTCGCTGTCCGAGGCGGCCCCCGAGCCCGGCGACTCCCCGGGCTTCCTGTCGGGCGCGGCCGAGGGCGAGGACGGCGACGGGGCGGACGCGGACGGGCTGGCGGCCAGCACGCTCCTGCAGCAGATGATGTCGTCGGTGggccgggcgggggcggcggcggcggcgggcgacAGCGACGACGAGTCGCGGGCGGACGACAAGGGGGTGGTGGACTACTACCTGAAGTACTTCAGCGGCGCGCACGACGGCGACGTCTACCCGGCCTGGTCGCAGAAGGTGGAGAAGAAGATCCGGGCCAAGGCCTTCCAGAAGTGCCCCATCTGCGAGAAGGTGATCCAGGGCGCGGGCAAGCTGCCGCGGCACATCCGCACGCACACGGGCGAGAAGCCGTACGAGTGCAACATCTGCAAGGTCCGCTTCACCAG GCAGGACAAGCTGAAGGTGCACATGCGGAAGCACACGGGCGAGAAGCCGTACCTGTGCCAGCAATGCGGGGCGGCCTTCGCGCACAACTACGACCTGAAGAACCACATGCGCGTGCACACGGGCCTGCGGCCCTACCAGTGCGACAGCTGCTGCAAGACGTTCGTGCGCTCCGACCACCTGCACAGACACCTCAAGAAGGACGGCTGCAACGGGGTGCCCTCGCGCCGCGGCCGCAAGCCCCGCGCGCGCCCCGGGGGCCCCGACGCACCCACGGGCGCCCCCGCGCCCCCCGGCGCCCCCGCCGCGCCCGGCTCCCCCGACGGCCGGCGCAACGGGCAGGAGAAGCACTTTAAGGACGAGGACGAGGACGAGGACGCGGCCAGCCCCGAGGGCCCGGGCGGCCTGAATGTagcgggcgcgggcggcgggggcgcAGACAGGGCCCCCGGGGCGCCCGCCGACGGGGGCTTCGCGGCCGGACTCGCCTGA